A DNA window from Janibacter sp. A1S7 contains the following coding sequences:
- a CDS encoding DUF4041 domain-containing protein, translated as MTSNAAPGWHPDPMGRFEHRYWDGSQWTEHVSAGGSQSTDPLQPPSPAHEEDREPAVPVEAAVHQPDHQSPTAQTPPPAEGEAVTPTASAATEKITTFNAKRVATQLQAENQHLHREVARCERLLSDMGVLDMVAREQRMATQRETEEALRRRVADLQRQASELDRQVIINRDRLVLEEVGLFDFEHPAESSAALATELESLRSEIRQTNKLGSAITATSNFTFNNSASKGQTFVNQMSRIMLRAYNAEAENAVKTVKAGNLASAQKRLSTAREQIAKQGRMIDLSVTDRYHWLRLKELELAARHQQAKTADREKDRERRAELREQKALEGEIKREKERLEKERAHYFNSIQRMRDSGDSSGAEALQGELDRIDAEIAAADYRAANIRAGYVYVISNIGAFGEGVVKIGMTRRLEPEDRIRELSDASVPFNFDVHALFFSEDAVTVEAVLHREFAAERLNKVNTRREFFRVHPQQVLHALTEHKVSVLEFTTHAAADDYRMSWPDGYPLDREAGAVVAGEPAPN; from the coding sequence ATGACGAGCAACGCAGCACCGGGGTGGCACCCCGACCCGATGGGGCGCTTCGAGCACAGGTACTGGGACGGCAGTCAGTGGACCGAGCACGTCAGCGCGGGCGGCTCGCAGTCCACTGATCCACTACAGCCACCGAGCCCGGCCCATGAGGAAGACCGCGAGCCTGCCGTGCCTGTGGAGGCAGCCGTACACCAACCGGATCACCAATCTCCGACAGCCCAGACACCCCCTCCGGCGGAGGGGGAAGCTGTGACACCGACGGCCAGCGCCGCCACGGAGAAGATCACAACGTTCAACGCCAAGCGTGTGGCCACCCAGCTCCAGGCTGAGAACCAACACCTCCACCGAGAGGTTGCCCGTTGCGAGCGCCTGCTGTCCGATATGGGCGTGCTCGACATGGTGGCCCGCGAGCAGCGCATGGCCACTCAGCGCGAAACCGAGGAGGCCCTGCGCCGCCGCGTCGCCGACCTCCAGCGGCAGGCCAGCGAGCTGGACCGCCAGGTGATCATCAACAGGGACCGTCTCGTGCTTGAAGAGGTCGGGCTCTTCGACTTTGAGCACCCTGCTGAGTCCTCAGCGGCGTTGGCAACAGAACTGGAGTCGCTCCGGTCAGAGATACGGCAGACGAACAAGCTCGGGTCGGCGATCACGGCCACATCGAACTTCACGTTCAACAACTCCGCGTCCAAGGGACAGACGTTCGTCAACCAGATGAGCCGAATCATGCTCCGCGCTTACAACGCCGAGGCCGAGAACGCTGTCAAGACCGTCAAGGCCGGCAACCTTGCCTCTGCGCAAAAGCGGCTATCCACGGCCCGGGAGCAGATCGCCAAACAGGGCCGGATGATCGACCTCTCGGTCACTGACCGCTACCACTGGCTTCGCCTCAAGGAGCTCGAGCTGGCGGCCCGCCACCAGCAGGCCAAGACTGCAGACCGGGAGAAGGATCGCGAGCGCAGGGCCGAACTGCGCGAGCAGAAGGCCCTTGAGGGCGAAATCAAGCGTGAGAAGGAACGCCTGGAGAAGGAACGGGCCCATTACTTCAACTCGATTCAACGGATGCGCGACTCCGGTGATTCCAGCGGGGCCGAAGCGTTGCAGGGTGAACTGGACCGCATCGACGCCGAGATCGCTGCGGCGGATTACCGTGCCGCCAACATCCGTGCGGGCTACGTCTACGTCATCTCGAACATCGGGGCGTTCGGTGAGGGCGTTGTCAAGATCGGGATGACGCGGCGCCTCGAGCCCGAAGACCGCATCCGAGAACTCAGCGACGCGTCAGTCCCCTTCAACTTCGACGTCCATGCACTCTTCTTCAGCGAAGATGCCGTCACCGTGGAAGCGGTGCTCCACCGAGAGTTCGCGGCCGAGAGGCTGAACAAGGTCAACACACGACGCGAGTTCTTCCGGGTGCACCCGCAACAGGTTCTCCACGCGCTCACCGAACACAAGGTTTCGGTGCTGGAGTTCACCACCCACGCGGCCGCAGACGACTACCGAATGAGTTGGCCCGATGGATACCCGCTAGATCGCGAAGCTGGAGCTGTCGTTGCGGGTGAGCCCGCGCCCAATTAG